One Hippocampus zosterae strain Florida chromosome 21, ASM2543408v3, whole genome shotgun sequence genomic region harbors:
- the prdm4 gene encoding PR domain zinc finger protein 4, which yields MNDMNLSPVGMDQLSVPSVSASHLGLATSPPHNTIPTPGMPVAIPSLGPSLGSLPSALSLMLPMGPLGDRGVMCGLPDRNYSLPPPPYPHLESSYFRHILPGILSYLADRPPPQYIHPSSLNMDGTLSVASNNPSGLDPYSGAGGPLEQGLVPLDSRQVSGQGDLHQTGTHDLDSAGLAMESRDNSPDRMGEELASMDGVGVVPVSDSGSQPLSGVDSSGGVMPLHGGPPVLELPVVMEPDHMGGRVGNAGAGAAGGLGDQLHPNGELNSGVVSVVLTSSMADQGQLGPVSLHGHSGMGLDSVNVSPITTEVSLGPENNLVLVNSSLQLEDSSPNKESMVTAYTIWCTLCERSYTSDCPEHGPVTFIPDTPIQSRARLSIPRPLCLRISVADEPLGVFARDVIPARTCFGPMVGQHCSSVDLSDWAEKDTPQIWKMYHNNVLEFYMVTADENECNWMMFVHRARSREEQNLVAYSSNGKLFFCTTTEIHPDEELRFYYSREYCRLMGVPPLPEAQLCQCGAKDCSSFSDLKPHMSSNPDHIQLPHSHSPPQREHPLQREQQQAPPTQPDAKLTNGTSSSSSSPWPQATGPTNGDTLNASQNSSVGSSRTNAKGPRHPREKKFKCSMCSRAFITSTKLNVHFMGHVGMKPHKCEYCSKAFSDPSNLRMHLKIHTGQKNYRCTVCEKSFTQKSHVASHMLIHTGAEKLKCDLCERMFIRKHDLNQHMFSHTHERRIQCPKCNKHFLKPNHLKKHMNSHEGRRDFVCEKCHKAFLTKYHLTRHLKICKGPKAERSSRKERHVDEEEDDEEEEEEAENSGGRGGERLLDSGRSEDVGGYNSEKSLSPPH from the exons ATGAATGACATGAACCTGAGTCCAGTGGGCATGGACCAGCTGAGTGTGCCTTCGGTGAGTGCGAGCCACTTAGGCCTGGCCACCTCACCACCCCATAACACCATCCCCACCCCAG GGATGCCAGTTGCCATCCCCAGCCTGGGTCCGTCTTTAGGCTCCCTTCCCTCCGCGTTGTCCCTCATGCTGCCCATGGGCCCTCTGGGGGATCGAGGAGTCATGTGCGGCCTCCCGGATAGGAATTATTCCCTGCCACCTCCTCCTTACCCCCACTTGGAGAGCAGCTACTTCAGACACATTTTACCGG GTATTTTGTCCTATTTGGCTGACCGTCCGCCGCCTCAGTACATCCATCCAAGCAGCCTCAACATGGACGGGACCCTCTCTGTGGCCAGCAACAACCCCTCGGGTCTCGACCCTTACAGCGGAGCGGGCGGCCCGCTGGAGCAGGGCTTGGTGCCCTTGGACTCGAGACAAGTCAGCGGCCAAGGAGACCTCCACCAGACCGGCACCCATGATTTGGACTCTGCAGGGTTAGCAATGGAGTCTCGCGACAACAGCCCGGACAGAATGGGAGAGGAGCTGGCCTCCATGGACGGAGTCGGGGTGGTCCCGGTGTCTGATAGCGGGAGCCAGCCCCTGTCTGGGGTGGACTCCTCCGGCGGGGTCATGCCCCTGCATGGTGGACCCCCTGTGCTGGAACTCCCCGTGGTAATGGAACCGGATCACATGGGGGGCCGCGTGGGCAATGCGGGCGCAGGAGCAGCGGGAGGACTCGGGGACCAGCTCCACCCGAACGGGGAGCTGAATTCCGGCGTTGTTAGCGTGGTGCTCACCAGCTCCATGGCCGACCAGGGTCAGCTGGGGCCCGTGTCCCTCCACGGGCACTCGGGAATGGGGCTCGACTCGGTGAATGTCTCGCCCATCACCACGGAGGTATCGCTGGGTCCGGAGAACAATTTAGTGCTGGTCAACTCCAGTCTGCAACTGGAGGATTCGAGCCCCAACAAGGAGAGCATGGTTACTGCTTACACCATTT GGTGCACTCTGTGCGAGCGCTCGTATACCTCAGACTGCCCGGAGCACGGCCCGGTCACATTCATCCCAGACACGCCCATCCAAAGCCGGGCTCGCCTCTCCATCCCGCGTCCACTTTGCCTGCGCATCTCCGTAGCCGACGAGCCGCTCG GTGTTTTTGCACGCGACGTCATCCCAGCGAGGACCTGCTTCGGACCCATGGTTGGCCAGCACTGTAGCAGCGTCGATCTCTCTGACTGGGCGGAAAAGGACACGCCTCAGATTTGGAAG ATGTACCACAACAATGTGCTGGAGTTCTACATGGTGACGGCAGATGAGAACGAATGCAACTGGATGATGTTTGTACACAGGGCAAG GAGTCGCGAAGAGCAGAACCTGGTCGCCTACTCATCCAACGGGAAGCTCTTCTTCTGCACGACCACGGAGATCCACCCGGACGAGGAGCTGCGCTTCTACTACAGCCGGGAATACTGCCGACTCATGG GTGTTCCTCCTTTACCCGAGGCTCAGCTCTGCCAGTGCGGTGCCAAAGACTGCTCCTCTTTTTCGGACCTCAAGCCTCACATGAGCAGCAACCCTGACCACATCCAGCTCCCTCACAGCCACAGCCCACCACAACGGGAGCACCCGCTTCAGCGAGAGCAGCAGCAAGCGCCGCCGACGCAACCAGATGCAAAGCTCACCAACGGCACGTCAAGCTCTTCGTCCTCTCCGTGGCCTCAAGCGACAGGACCGACCaacggggacaccctgaacgccAGTCAGAACTCAAGCGTCGGCAGCTCCAGAACGAACGCCAAAGGTCCCAGGCATCCGCGGGAAAAGAAATTCAAGTGCAGCATGTGCTCGCGTGCGTTCATCACGTCCACCAAGCTCAACGTGCACTTCATGGGGCACGTTGGCATGAAGCCGCACAAGTGCGAATACTGCAGCAAGGCCTTTAGTGATCCCAGCAACCTCAGGATGCACCTCAAAATACACACAG GTCAGAAGAACTATCGGTGCACGGTTTGCGAGAAGTCCTTCACGCAAAAGTCCCACGTGGCGTCTCATATGCTCATCCACACCGGCGCAGAGAAACTCAAGTGCGACCTTTGCGAGCGGATGTTCATCCGAAAGCACGACCTGAATCAGCACATGTTTTCTCACACCCA CGAGCGTCGGATTCAGTGCCCCAAATGCAACAAGCACTTCCTGAAGCCCAACCACCTGAAGAAGCACATGAACTCCCACGAGGGCCGCCGGGACTTTGTCTGCGAGAAATGCCACAAGGCCTTCCTCACCAAGTACCACCTCACACGCCACCTCAAGATATGCAAGGGGCCCAAGGCGGAGCGCTCGTCCCGGAAGGAGCGACAcgtggatgaggaggaggacgatgaagaggaggaggaggaagccgaGAATAGCGGGGGCAGAGGAGGGGAGAGACTTTTGGACTCAGGCAGGAGTGAAGACGTTGGAGGATATAACTCTGAAAAATCACTGTCACCCCCTCATTGA
- the ahcyl2b gene encoding adenosylhomocysteinase like 2b isoform X1, protein MSVQVVAAKMAEVELKDVGKELPADSPVTPTSEGIMARSYPRESGSTAAASPTAELPANAGEGNPGLLAPNVIKMPQASAMKRPDPQQNGGEAFVNRDGTVAEAPRMKKIQFADQKQEFNKRPSKIGRRSLSRSISQSSTDSYSSAASYTDSSDDETSPRDKQQKNSKGNGDFCIKNIKQADFGRREIEIAEQEMPALMALRKRAQGEKPLAGAKVVGCTHITAQTAVLMETLSALGAQCRWAACNIYSTQNEVAAALAEGGFSVFAWKGESEDDFWWCIDRCVNVEGWQPNMILDDGGDLTHWIYKKYPNMFKKIKGIVEESVTGVHRLYQLSKAGKLCVPAMNVNDSVTKQKFDNLYCCRESILDGLKRTTDVMFGGKQVVVCGYGEVGKGCCAALKAMGAIVYVTEIDPICALQACMDGFRLVKLNEVVRQVDIVITCTGNKNVVVRENLDRMKNGCIVCNMGHSNTEIDVASLRTPELTWERVRSQVDHVIWPDGKRIVLLAEGRLLNLSCSTVPTFVLSITATTQALALIELYNAPDGRYKQDVYLLPKKMDEYVASLHLPTFDAHLTELSDEQAKYLGLNKNGPFKPNYYRY, encoded by the exons ATGTCAGTGCAGGTTGTGGCAGCGAAAATGGCAGAGGTCGAACTCAAAGACGTCGGCAAAGAATTACCCGCCGATTCTCCGGTTACACCGACGTCAGAAGGAATAATGGCGAGAAGCTACCCGCGCGAGTCCGGTTCCACCGCCGCAGCGTCCCCGACCGCGGAGCTACCCGCCAATGCCGGGGAAGGCAACCCGGGCTTGCTCGCCCCGAACGTCATCAAGATGCCGCAGGCGTCGGCTATGAAGCGGCCGGACCCGCAGCAGAACGGCGGCGAGGCGTTCGTTAACCGGGACGGCACCGTGGCTGAGGCGCCGCGAATGAAAAAG ATCCAGTTTGCCGACCAGAAGCAGGAGTTCAACAAGCGGCCCTCCAAGATCGGCCGCCGCTCCTTGTCGCGCTCCATTTCGCAGTCGTCCACAGACAGCTACAGCTCAG CGGCGTCGTACACGGACAGCTCCGACGATGAGACGTCTCCTCGGGACAAACAGCAGAAGAACTCGAAGGGCAACGGCGACTTCTGCATCAAAAATATCAAGCAGGCCGACTTTGGCCGCCGAGAGATCGAGATAGCCGAGCAAG AGATGCCGGCCCTCATGGCTCTGAGGAAGCGAGCCCAGGGCGAGAAACCCCTCGCCGGCGCCAAGGTGGTGGGCTGCACTCACATCACCGCCCAGACCGCT GTGCTGATGGAGACTCTGTCAGCTTTGGGTGCTCAGTGCAGGTGGGCGGCCTGTAACATCTACTCCACCCAAAACGAGGTGGCGGCTGCTTTGGCCGAAGGAG GTTTCAGCGTCTTTGCATGGAAGGGCGAGTCGGAGGACGATTTCTGGTGGTGTATCGATCGCTGCGTCAACGTGGAAGGCTGGCAGCCCAATATG ATCTTGGACGATGGTGGTGACCTGACCCACTGGATCTACAAAAAGTACCCCAACATGTTCAAGAAGATCAAGGGCATTGTGGAGGAGAGTGTCACGGGTGTGCACAG GCTTTACCAGCTGTCCAAGGCCGGCAAGCTATGCGTCCCCGCCATGAATGTCAACGACTCCGTGACCAAGCAGAAGTTTGACAACCTCTACTGCTGCAGGGAATCCATCTTGGACGG TTTGAAGAGGACGACTGATGTCATGTTTGGAGGCAAACAAGTGGTGGTGTGCGGGTACGGAGAG GTGGGAAAAGGCTGCTGCGCCGCCCTCAAGGCGATGGGCGCCATCGTTTACGTCACAGAGATCGATCCCATCTGTGCCTTGCAGGCTTG CATGGACGGCTTCAGGCTGGTGAAGCTCAACGAAGTCGTCAGACAAGTGGACATTGTCATCACCTGCACGG GTAACAAGAACGTGGTGGTGCGAGAGAACCTGGACCGCATGAAGAACGGCTGCATCGTCTGCAACATGGGCCACTCTAATACCGAGATTGACGTT GCGAGTCTGCGGACGCCCGAGCTGACCTGGGAGAGGGTGCGCTCGCAGGTGGACCACGTCATCTGGCCCGACGGCAAGAGGATAGTCTTGTTGGCCGAG GGTCGTCTTCTGAACCTCAGCTGTTCCACCGTGCCCACATTTGTACTTTCTATCACGGCCACCACCCAG GCCCTGGCTTTGATCGAACTCTACAATGCTCCAGACGGACGCTACAAACAGGACGTTTACCTTCTGCCCAAGAAGATGG ACGAGTATGTGGCCAGCCTCCATCTGCCTACGTTCGACGCGCACCTGACAGAGCTGAGCGACGAGCAGGCCAAGTATCTGGGCCTGAACAAGAACGGACCCTTTAAGCCAAACTATTACAG GTACTAA
- the tmem209 gene encoding transmembrane protein 209 isoform X1, with the protein MKMLTPPKEGVPNMIDKALRMRREEQARQVMVAWAILKMSLAGMIYTEMSGKLLSRYYNITYWPIWYIELALVLLFTLIGLFDLWKYFKYTMTPSTIAVSLEQHRLLGLSNTSIQASPPQRPEKKETPASTESSPLQGQSVLSFSPSRSATASPKFSPSCVAGYSPSLSSTTTPSSAPYSPSVAFGKVLSYSQSPGSPAYPSSIGTPESSVLRARYRTSPSVFNSPGSEEDYMEDLKSLERFLRTEEEKSHRSQLGSPESVSPSHSPTFWNYNRSVGDYAQSLRKFLYQPACRSQAPSAHKDETDPGSKQAAEEVWARITTSRPVVDRIDGWTAKLRNWISDTILVPLVKEMDSVNTQLRRMGCPELQIGEASISSLKQAAVMKASSIPTLNSMVQYLDITPNQEYLVDRIKELAHSGCMSSFRWNRGGDLKNRKWDTDLPTDCAILMHIFCTYLDSRLPPHPKYPDGKTFTSQHFSHIPDKPDVTKENLFCIHQSCTAPPHYQLIYQGHISSLPKGRNNLFHTILMFLYVIKTKESGMLGRVNLGLSGVNILWIFED; encoded by the exons ATGAAGATGTTGACCCCACCGAAGGAGGGGGTGCCCAACATGATTGACAAGGcactgaggatgaggagagaggaacaAGCTCGCCAGGTGATGGTCGCCTGGGCTATTCTAAAAATGTCCCTGGCTGGCATGATTTACACTGAAAT gtcTGGAAAATTGTTAAGCCGATACTACAACATCACCTACTGGCCTATTTGGTACATCG AATTGGCTCTAGTCTTGCTTTTTACCCTCATCGGTCTCTTTGATCTCTGGAAATACTTTAAGTACACTATGACTCCGTCCACTATCGCTGTATCCCTGGAGCAGCATCGGCTCTTGGGGCTGAGTAACACAA GTATTCAAGCTTCTCCTCCCCAGAGGCCAGAAAAAAAGGAGACCCCCGCTTCGACGGAGTCATCCCCTTTGCAGGGCCAGAGCGTTTTGAGTTTCAGCCCTTCGCGTTCTGCCACCGCCAGCCCCAAGTTTTCTCCGAGCTGTGTGGCAGGCTACAGCCCATCTCTCAGTAGTACAACCACCCCAAGTAGTGCTCCTTATTCGCCCTCTGTGGCCTTTGGGAAG GTGTTGAGCTACAGTCAATCGCCTGGATCCCCGGCATACCCGAGCAGCATCGGGACGCCGGAAAGCTCCGTTTTGAGGGCTCGGTACCGCACGTCACCCTCTGTGTTTAACTCGCCCGGAAGCGAGGAGGATTACATGGAGGATCTGAAAAGCCTTGAGCGATTCCTGCGcacggaggaggagaagagTCACCGAAGTCAGCTTG GGAGTCCAGAATCTGTCTCCCCAAGTCACAGTCCGACGTTTTGGAACTACAACCGCTCAGTGGGGGACTACGCGCAGAGTCTGAGGAAGTTCCTGTACCAGCCCGCCTGCCGCTCTCAGGCGCCGTCCGCCCACAAGGATGAAACGGACCCGGGCTCCAAACAGGCTGCGGAGGAG GTGTGGGCGAGGATCACAACCAGCCGCCCTGTCGTGGACCGCATCGACGGCTGGACGGCGAAGCTTCGAAAT TGGATCAGTGACACCATCTTAGTCCCCCTGGTCAAGGAAATGGACTCGGTCAACACTCAGCTCAGGAGGATGGGTTGCCCTGAACTTCAGATTGGAG AGGCCAGCATTAGCAGTCTTAAACAGGCCGCCGTGATGAAAGCCTCATCCATTCCTACTTTGAACTCCATGGTCCAGTACTTGGACATCACTCCCAATCAAGAATATCTGGTGGATCGCATCAAAG AGTTGGCACACAGTGGTTGCATGAGCTCCTTTCGATGGAATCGAGGGGGTGATCTGAAGAACCGGAAGTGGGATACGGACCTCCCCACAGATTGTGCT ATCCTCATGCATATATTTTGCACCTACCTGGACTCCAGACTGCCTCCTCACCCCAAATATCCAGACGGGAAGACGTTCACCTCGCAGCACTTCAGCCACATCCCGGACAAACCCG ATGTGACAAAGGAGAACCTCTTCTGCATCCACCAGAGTTGCACCGCGCCGCCTCACTACCAGCTCATCTATCAGGGACACATCTCCAGTCTGCCGAAG GGCAGGAATAATTTGTTCCATACAATCCTCATGTTCCTCTATGTCATTAAGACCAAGGAGTCAGGAATGCTTGG GCGAGTAAACCTCGGCCTATCCGGCGTGAATATTCTGTGGATTTTTGAGGACTGA
- the ahcyl2b gene encoding adenosylhomocysteinase like 2b isoform X2, with protein sequence MSVQVVAAKMAEVELKDVGKELPADSPVTPTSEGIMARSYPRESGSTAAASPTAELPANAGEGNPGLLAPNVIKMPQASAMKRPDPQQNGGEAFVNRDGTVAEAPRMKKIQFADQKQEFNKRPSKIGRRSLSRSISQSSTDSYSSAASYTDSSDDETSPRDKQQKNSKGNGDFCIKNIKQADFGRREIEIAEQEMPALMALRKRAQGEKPLAGAKVVGCTHITAQTAVLMETLSALGAQCRWAACNIYSTQNEVAAALAEGGFSVFAWKGESEDDFWWCIDRCVNVEGWQPNMILDDGGDLTHWIYKKYPNMFKKIKGIVEESVTGVHRLYQLSKAGKLCVPAMNVNDSVTKQKFDNLYCCRESILDGLKRTTDVMFGGKQVVVCGYGEVGKGCCAALKAMGAIVYVTEIDPICALQACMDGFRLVKLNEVVRQVDIVITCTGNKNVVVRENLDRMKNGCIVCNMGHSNTEIDVASLRTPELTWERVRSQVDHVIWPDGKRIVLLAEGRLLNLSCSTVPTFVLSITATTQALALIELYNAPDGRYKQDVYLLPKKMDEYVASLHLPTFDAHLTELSDEQAKYLGLNKNGPFKPNYYR encoded by the exons ATGTCAGTGCAGGTTGTGGCAGCGAAAATGGCAGAGGTCGAACTCAAAGACGTCGGCAAAGAATTACCCGCCGATTCTCCGGTTACACCGACGTCAGAAGGAATAATGGCGAGAAGCTACCCGCGCGAGTCCGGTTCCACCGCCGCAGCGTCCCCGACCGCGGAGCTACCCGCCAATGCCGGGGAAGGCAACCCGGGCTTGCTCGCCCCGAACGTCATCAAGATGCCGCAGGCGTCGGCTATGAAGCGGCCGGACCCGCAGCAGAACGGCGGCGAGGCGTTCGTTAACCGGGACGGCACCGTGGCTGAGGCGCCGCGAATGAAAAAG ATCCAGTTTGCCGACCAGAAGCAGGAGTTCAACAAGCGGCCCTCCAAGATCGGCCGCCGCTCCTTGTCGCGCTCCATTTCGCAGTCGTCCACAGACAGCTACAGCTCAG CGGCGTCGTACACGGACAGCTCCGACGATGAGACGTCTCCTCGGGACAAACAGCAGAAGAACTCGAAGGGCAACGGCGACTTCTGCATCAAAAATATCAAGCAGGCCGACTTTGGCCGCCGAGAGATCGAGATAGCCGAGCAAG AGATGCCGGCCCTCATGGCTCTGAGGAAGCGAGCCCAGGGCGAGAAACCCCTCGCCGGCGCCAAGGTGGTGGGCTGCACTCACATCACCGCCCAGACCGCT GTGCTGATGGAGACTCTGTCAGCTTTGGGTGCTCAGTGCAGGTGGGCGGCCTGTAACATCTACTCCACCCAAAACGAGGTGGCGGCTGCTTTGGCCGAAGGAG GTTTCAGCGTCTTTGCATGGAAGGGCGAGTCGGAGGACGATTTCTGGTGGTGTATCGATCGCTGCGTCAACGTGGAAGGCTGGCAGCCCAATATG ATCTTGGACGATGGTGGTGACCTGACCCACTGGATCTACAAAAAGTACCCCAACATGTTCAAGAAGATCAAGGGCATTGTGGAGGAGAGTGTCACGGGTGTGCACAG GCTTTACCAGCTGTCCAAGGCCGGCAAGCTATGCGTCCCCGCCATGAATGTCAACGACTCCGTGACCAAGCAGAAGTTTGACAACCTCTACTGCTGCAGGGAATCCATCTTGGACGG TTTGAAGAGGACGACTGATGTCATGTTTGGAGGCAAACAAGTGGTGGTGTGCGGGTACGGAGAG GTGGGAAAAGGCTGCTGCGCCGCCCTCAAGGCGATGGGCGCCATCGTTTACGTCACAGAGATCGATCCCATCTGTGCCTTGCAGGCTTG CATGGACGGCTTCAGGCTGGTGAAGCTCAACGAAGTCGTCAGACAAGTGGACATTGTCATCACCTGCACGG GTAACAAGAACGTGGTGGTGCGAGAGAACCTGGACCGCATGAAGAACGGCTGCATCGTCTGCAACATGGGCCACTCTAATACCGAGATTGACGTT GCGAGTCTGCGGACGCCCGAGCTGACCTGGGAGAGGGTGCGCTCGCAGGTGGACCACGTCATCTGGCCCGACGGCAAGAGGATAGTCTTGTTGGCCGAG GGTCGTCTTCTGAACCTCAGCTGTTCCACCGTGCCCACATTTGTACTTTCTATCACGGCCACCACCCAG GCCCTGGCTTTGATCGAACTCTACAATGCTCCAGACGGACGCTACAAACAGGACGTTTACCTTCTGCCCAAGAAGATGG ACGAGTATGTGGCCAGCCTCCATCTGCCTACGTTCGACGCGCACCTGACAGAGCTGAGCGACGAGCAGGCCAAGTATCTGGGCCTGAACAAGAACGGACCCTTTAAGCCAAACTATTACAGGTAG
- the LOC127593639 gene encoding achaete-scute homolog 4 has product MSYHNEGMEHIPYIPPLALHCFSVDINGAHPHFGLPSFHLEPAYLDRVHRSPKLPYGGGLHYYPCPGPVSVCEYALEPAFIRKRNERERHRVRCVNEGYARLRERLPREFDDKRLSKVETLRAAIDYIKHLQGLLDVNVAGISLEAGHKRPKCQ; this is encoded by the coding sequence ATGTCTTATCACAATGAGGGGATGGAGCACATTCCTTATATTCCTCCACTGGCGCTCCACTGCTTCTCCGTGGACATCAACGGAGCGCACCCCCATTTCGGTCTTCCCTCCTTCCACCTGGAGCCGGCTTACCTGGACCGTGTCCACCGCAGCCCCAAGTTGCCATACGGAGGAGGGCTGCACTATTACCCGTGTCCCGGTCCGGTGAGCGTGTGTGAATACGCGTTGGAACCCGCGTTTATTCGCAAGAGGAACGAGAGGGAGCGCCACCGGGTGCGCTGCGTCAACGAGGGCTACGCGCGCCTCCGGGAGCGCCTGCCGAGGGAGTTTGACGACAAGAGACTCAGTAAGGTGGAGACACTCCGGGCCGCCATCGACTATATTAAACACCTGCAGGGCCTTTTGGACGTGAACGTAGCCGGGATATCACTGGAAGCTGGCCACAAACGGCCCAAATGCCAGTGA
- the tmem209 gene encoding transmembrane protein 209 isoform X2 encodes MTPSTIAVSLEQHRLLGLSNTSIQASPPQRPEKKETPASTESSPLQGQSVLSFSPSRSATASPKFSPSCVAGYSPSLSSTTTPSSAPYSPSVAFGKVLSYSQSPGSPAYPSSIGTPESSVLRARYRTSPSVFNSPGSEEDYMEDLKSLERFLRTEEEKSHRSQLGSPESVSPSHSPTFWNYNRSVGDYAQSLRKFLYQPACRSQAPSAHKDETDPGSKQAAEEVWARITTSRPVVDRIDGWTAKLRNWISDTILVPLVKEMDSVNTQLRRMGCPELQIGEASISSLKQAAVMKASSIPTLNSMVQYLDITPNQEYLVDRIKELAHSGCMSSFRWNRGGDLKNRKWDTDLPTDCAILMHIFCTYLDSRLPPHPKYPDGKTFTSQHFSHIPDKPDVTKENLFCIHQSCTAPPHYQLIYQGHISSLPKGRNNLFHTILMFLYVIKTKESGMLGRVNLGLSGVNILWIFED; translated from the exons ATGACTCCGTCCACTATCGCTGTATCCCTGGAGCAGCATCGGCTCTTGGGGCTGAGTAACACAA GTATTCAAGCTTCTCCTCCCCAGAGGCCAGAAAAAAAGGAGACCCCCGCTTCGACGGAGTCATCCCCTTTGCAGGGCCAGAGCGTTTTGAGTTTCAGCCCTTCGCGTTCTGCCACCGCCAGCCCCAAGTTTTCTCCGAGCTGTGTGGCAGGCTACAGCCCATCTCTCAGTAGTACAACCACCCCAAGTAGTGCTCCTTATTCGCCCTCTGTGGCCTTTGGGAAG GTGTTGAGCTACAGTCAATCGCCTGGATCCCCGGCATACCCGAGCAGCATCGGGACGCCGGAAAGCTCCGTTTTGAGGGCTCGGTACCGCACGTCACCCTCTGTGTTTAACTCGCCCGGAAGCGAGGAGGATTACATGGAGGATCTGAAAAGCCTTGAGCGATTCCTGCGcacggaggaggagaagagTCACCGAAGTCAGCTTG GGAGTCCAGAATCTGTCTCCCCAAGTCACAGTCCGACGTTTTGGAACTACAACCGCTCAGTGGGGGACTACGCGCAGAGTCTGAGGAAGTTCCTGTACCAGCCCGCCTGCCGCTCTCAGGCGCCGTCCGCCCACAAGGATGAAACGGACCCGGGCTCCAAACAGGCTGCGGAGGAG GTGTGGGCGAGGATCACAACCAGCCGCCCTGTCGTGGACCGCATCGACGGCTGGACGGCGAAGCTTCGAAAT TGGATCAGTGACACCATCTTAGTCCCCCTGGTCAAGGAAATGGACTCGGTCAACACTCAGCTCAGGAGGATGGGTTGCCCTGAACTTCAGATTGGAG AGGCCAGCATTAGCAGTCTTAAACAGGCCGCCGTGATGAAAGCCTCATCCATTCCTACTTTGAACTCCATGGTCCAGTACTTGGACATCACTCCCAATCAAGAATATCTGGTGGATCGCATCAAAG AGTTGGCACACAGTGGTTGCATGAGCTCCTTTCGATGGAATCGAGGGGGTGATCTGAAGAACCGGAAGTGGGATACGGACCTCCCCACAGATTGTGCT ATCCTCATGCATATATTTTGCACCTACCTGGACTCCAGACTGCCTCCTCACCCCAAATATCCAGACGGGAAGACGTTCACCTCGCAGCACTTCAGCCACATCCCGGACAAACCCG ATGTGACAAAGGAGAACCTCTTCTGCATCCACCAGAGTTGCACCGCGCCGCCTCACTACCAGCTCATCTATCAGGGACACATCTCCAGTCTGCCGAAG GGCAGGAATAATTTGTTCCATACAATCCTCATGTTCCTCTATGTCATTAAGACCAAGGAGTCAGGAATGCTTGG GCGAGTAAACCTCGGCCTATCCGGCGTGAATATTCTGTGGATTTTTGAGGACTGA